In a genomic window of Aricia agestis chromosome 2, ilAriAges1.1, whole genome shotgun sequence:
- the LOC121735677 gene encoding chorion class CA protein ERA.1-like, which translates to MFRFALLVLAVQACLLQNVYSQCIGAGWPAAIGAPCGCGAELVGPLGLGISSAVGPIGLGIGGPLGMGIGPASVGPLGIGIANCAGLGMAGAGPAYGGVGVGEVAVAGELGVSGATAVAGQVPILGAVEFSGVVPAGGTVSIAGSCGCGCNGLAGPRIL; encoded by the exons ATGTTTCGTTTCGCACTCCTCGTCCTCGCCGTGCAGGCCTGCCTGCTCCAG AATGTGTACAGCCAGTGCATCGGCGCGGGCTGGCCGGCCGCCATCGGCGCACCGTGCGGCTGCGGCGCCGAGCTGGTCGGCCCCCTCGGCCTGGGCATCAGCTCCGCTGTCGGCCCTATCGGTCTCGGAATCGGCGGACCTCTCGGCATGGGAATCGGCCCGGCTTCTGTAGGTCCCCTCGGCATCGGCATCGCTAATTGCGCTGGCCTGGGCATGGCCGGTGCGGGTCCCGCCTACGGAGGCGTGGGTGTCGGCGAGGTAGCTGTGGCCGGGGAGCTGGGTGTGTCTGGTGCGACGGCGGTGGCAGGCCAGGTGCCCATCCTAGGCGCGGTGGAGTTCTCCGGCGTGGTCCCCGCCGGCGGCACTGTCTCCATTGCTGGTAGCTGCGGCTGCGGCTGCAACGGTCTCGCTGGACCCAGGATCCTGTGA
- the LOC121735584 gene encoding chorion class B protein PC10-like, whose translation MVAKAVLVLCALALLAQSISAQCLGTLGLGAINAPCAAVAPLGIGTCGAWDIAGPARALAASNGPGLAISSASPISPVGVSVASENAIEGALAVTGALPFLGTVGLEGVLPTTGAGNVAYNCGNGAVAITAEDIAAANVGLGIGALGLGAGALGLGAGPLGLAAGPLGIGAGPLGIGTGPLGVGALGLGMGGCGCGGIIV comes from the exons ATGGTCGCCAAGGCTGTTCTCGTCCTCTGTGCCCTCGCACTCCTCGCCCAG AGCATCTCCGCTCAGTGTCTGGGCACTCTGGGCCTGGGCGCTATCAACGCCCCGTGCGCTGCTGTCGCTCCTCTGGGAATCGGCACTTGTGGAGCTTGGGACATCGCCGGACCCGCTCGTGCCCTCGCCGCCTCCAACGGCCCCGGCCTCGCCATCTCCAGCGCCTCCCCCATCTCCCCGGTCGGCGTGTCCGTAGCCTCCGAGAACGCCATCGAGGGCGCCCTCGCCGTCACCGGAGCTCTGCCGTTCCTGGGCACCGTCGGTCTCGAGGGAGTGCTGCCCACCACCGGCGCCGGTAACGTGGCCTACAACTGCGGTAACGGAGCCGTCGCCATCACCGCGGAGGACATCGCCGCCGCTAACGTCGGTCTCGGTATCGGCGCCCTCGGTCTCGGAGCTGGTGCTCTGGGACTCGGCGCCGGTCCCCTGGGCTTGGCCGCCGGCCCCCTTGGTATCGGAGCCGGCCCTCTCGGTATCGGTACCGGCCCTCTTGGTGTGGGAGCTCTCGGCCTCGGTATGGGAGGTTGCGGCTGCGGTGGTATCATCGTTTAA